The following is a genomic window from Bacteroidia bacterium.
CTTGATGCCGGCAATTAAACCTGCATGAACATCATCCATTTCGCCAATCATTTTTCACCGCGCATTGGTGGCGTGGAATTGAGTGTCGCCTGCACCGCCGAAGCCCAGGCGCGGAGAGGCCATCGGGTGACAGTTCTCACCGAAACACCTTCGTCCGAAGATCCGGCACGTCCGTATCAGGTGAAGCGATTTTCCGTTCCCATCCGGCGGCCGTTCACACGCCTGCTGTACTGGCGGTGGATGTGGCAAAACAGAGCATGGATAGGCGCGGCGGACGTTCTGCACTTTCACGACTACACGACGTTTCTCCATTGGTTCTCTCCCCTCAGACTGCTCATACGCAAGCCGCGCTACGTCATCACTTTTCATGGCTTCGAGGGGATGCCGATTCGACGGCGGCACAAGGTGTTTCGCTCCGTCACGGCACGATGCATGCACGTCTGTTTGGGCGTCGGTTCGTATCTCGCGCAGTATTACGCGCATCGCTTCGACGCCTTTTATCTTGGCGCGCCGGTACGCGCCCTGGGTGTGCTGCCGCGAGGTGACGCCGCTACCTTTGCGTATGTTGGCCGCCTTGCACCGGATACCGGCATCGTGGAGTTTCTGCGCGATCTCGAAACGGTCGTCTCGGGCCGCTCTCTGCACGCCACCGTCCGGCTGGCGGGCGAGGGCAGCGCCGGAGAGACACTACGTGCGCGAACATCCGCATACCTTCGCATGGAGTTCCGAGGAATGGTGACCGATCCGGAAGCCGTGTACACGGGTGCGGGCATGATCGTCGCCACGGGTTTCCTCGCACTGTTTGACGCGTTCAGGACAGGTATTCCCGTGATCATTCCTGCATACAACACACTGAAACTTCGCTACGCCCGATCCATACCCGGGATAGAGGACATGGCTTTCGTTCTTCCAGACTCCGAAAGCGCAGTTGCCACGCTTCGGAACCTTCTGGATGGCAGCGCTGAGGAGCTTGCGCGGGCACGTGCGGCGCGGGCCTCGGAGTGGATTCGCGGACGGAGCTGGGACGAGGTCGCGGAAGTATTGGATGTCTGGTATCAGTCTTCACACACGAACGAACGAGAAACAGAAGTGCAAGCAGGGAGAAGCGGCGTATGCGCGTGAGCGACACACAGCATTTCATGATTTTCGGCCTGACCTCGTGGGATTCCTTTCCGCAGCGCGAACAAGGGCTTGCGCGCGAGCTGGCTGCACAGGGCCACGAGGTGGACGTCATCGAAATGCCCGCATCCATGGCGGGAAAAACCCACGGAGTACTTCAGAAGCTGTTCACTCCGCTTGCACGCGACCGCGGTTTTCTGCGAAGCGAAACGCCGGCCAACCTGCGGGTGCACATCCCGCCCGTCATGCCCACCGGCTTCCGGAACACACTGACACCCATGGTGGACCGTTTGCTCTTTCGCCGCTGGTTTTCGGAAACCTTCCGCGGAGTGGATATGCGATCCAGCATTGGCCTGATCATGATGCCTCTGTGGTGGGGACGTTTTCTCGAACGCGATGTGTTCGACCCCGGTTTTCTCGTGTATGACATCGCGGATGCGCTGGAAGTGCAAAGCCGGAGTCCGCGAACGCTCAGCCGACTTCGGGATTGCGAGCATCTGCTCTCCCGCGAAGCGGATCTGGTGACCTTCAGTGCGCAGGAGATGCAGAGAGAGGTTGATATCCTGTTTCCCGGGGTGGCATCCCTCTTCCTTCCGAACGCGGTGTCCAGGGAATTTGTGGAGCAGTGCGCTGTGCGCAACGGCAATCCTGCCACAGAAAAGAAGGAAATCGGGTACGTCGGTTCAACCTGCGGGAAATGGTTCGATGCGGACCTGCTGCTGGAGGTGATACGCTCCTTCCCGGATTGCACCGTATCGATTCTGGGGCCGGTGGACAAGCACCTCGCCGCGCGCTGCGCACAGCATGCGAATGTGCGTTTGCACGGCTTCGTTCCGCACAAGCAGCTTCCCGAGCATCTGCTCCGATTCGATGTCGCCATCATTCCATTCCGGCAGAACGGCATCACACGCATTGTGAATCCCCTGAAGCTCTATGAGTACGCCTCGGCGGGACTACCCATGGTGGCAACATACACCGACGAACTCCGCAATTACGCTCCGCTCGTGACCCTGGCACGCGATGCCGGGAGCTTCCTTCAGGCCATCGCCGATGCATTGGAATCCGACGCGCAGGACGTGCGCGAGAAGCGCCGTTCTTTCGCAATGGCGAACACCTGGACGGAGCGGGTCCATCGCTTGCTCGCGGTGCTGAAACGACAGGCGGACAATTGATGGTGCGGCGTACACTGGAACGAATCCGTGATCGCTTGCCCGCGGGGGCGCGTGATGCGGGTGTGGTGTTCACCGGCGACGTCTCATCCAAATTCCTGACCTTTCTCATTACGCTGTCCATGCTCGCGATGCTCACACCGGAAGAATATCTCCTGTATGGGCTGTTTATCACCGTACTTGCCGCGGTGAACCAGTTCACGGATTCCGGACTGCATCAGAGCTTCATTCGTTTCTACGCCCTGTACAAGAACGACAATCCCGATCGTGCGCAGGCCTACTACCAACTCACGCTGCGAATAAAAATCGTCATTACCCTCTGCGCCGCCGCCGCCCTGTACGTGTTCGCAGGTCCGCTCGCGAACAACGTGCTCGAAGCTCCGGCCATAGAGGCACCTCTTCGTATCATGACCATCGCGGTGATCGGCGGGGGACTGATGGAGTACATACTCTCTGTGCTTCAGGCGCGGCAGGAATTCGCACGATTCACCGCGATCCGTCTTGCCGAAGCCGCTCTGAAAACGGGTTTCATTTATGCGGCGATACTCTTCGGCGCGTTTTCCCTCGATGTCGTGTACGCGTCCTACGCGGCGGCACCGCTGCTCGTAGGATTTGCCGCTGTGTATTTCGTCACCTCCATGCGCGGCACGGTGGAATACGATTGGCGTGACGTCGGGACAGAGTTGTTCCGCTTCGCAAAGTGGCTGATGATTACGTCTTTCGCAACGATGTTTCTGATGCGTCTGGACGTGTTCATGGTTTCTCCCTTGCTCTCGGACATGCCGGATGAAGCCGGTTTGTATATCGCGGCAACCAAGCTCTGCACGCCGCTGATTGTGTTGGCCGGTTCCGTGTCCACGGTGTTCTTTCCGAAAGCGATGGAACTGCGCAGTACCGCCGACATGAAACGCTATCTGCTCCGCACGCTCGCGGTAAGCGTTCCCGTGACGGGAGTCGGACTGCTGTACCTCGTGACGCTCTCTGTCATGATTCCAGAGTGGTTCCCCGCATACGAGCCATCCCTGCCTCTCTTCGCGGTGCTCTTCATCGGTTATGCCTGGACTATCGTCGGCAATCCCGTCACCATGCTTATCCTGAGCATCAATCGGGCACGAGCCGCGACATGGATCGCGTTGGCGCAACTCGTTGTCACAACAGTGTCGCATTACTACTTCATCACCAGCATGGGCGCGATGGGTGCGGCGGTCAGCAGCGTGCTCGTCTGGTTCGCGGCGGGTGCGGTGACGATGTGGTATATCTGGGTGCATCGGTCCGAAATAGAAAACGTCGCGGCGGAGGGAAGCGCATGAAGCACGTAGCCGCAACCTTTGCCGCATGGCTCTTCCGCAAGCTGCAGGGCGCTGAATTGCATCTGGCACTC
Proteins encoded in this region:
- a CDS encoding glycosyltransferase: MNIIHFANHFSPRIGGVELSVACTAEAQARRGHRVTVLTETPSSEDPARPYQVKRFSVPIRRPFTRLLYWRWMWQNRAWIGAADVLHFHDYTTFLHWFSPLRLLIRKPRYVITFHGFEGMPIRRRHKVFRSVTARCMHVCLGVGSYLAQYYAHRFDAFYLGAPVRALGVLPRGDAATFAYVGRLAPDTGIVEFLRDLETVVSGRSLHATVRLAGEGSAGETLRARTSAYLRMEFRGMVTDPEAVYTGAGMIVATGFLALFDAFRTGIPVIIPAYNTLKLRYARSIPGIEDMAFVLPDSESAVATLRNLLDGSAEELARARAARASEWIRGRSWDEVAEVLDVWYQSSHTNERETEVQAGRSGVCA
- a CDS encoding glycosyltransferase codes for the protein MSDTQHFMIFGLTSWDSFPQREQGLARELAAQGHEVDVIEMPASMAGKTHGVLQKLFTPLARDRGFLRSETPANLRVHIPPVMPTGFRNTLTPMVDRLLFRRWFSETFRGVDMRSSIGLIMMPLWWGRFLERDVFDPGFLVYDIADALEVQSRSPRTLSRLRDCEHLLSREADLVTFSAQEMQREVDILFPGVASLFLPNAVSREFVEQCAVRNGNPATEKKEIGYVGSTCGKWFDADLLLEVIRSFPDCTVSILGPVDKHLAARCAQHANVRLHGFVPHKQLPEHLLRFDVAIIPFRQNGITRIVNPLKLYEYASAGLPMVATYTDELRNYAPLVTLARDAGSFLQAIADALESDAQDVREKRRSFAMANTWTERVHRLLAVLKRQADN
- a CDS encoding oligosaccharide flippase family protein, translated to MVRRTLERIRDRLPAGARDAGVVFTGDVSSKFLTFLITLSMLAMLTPEEYLLYGLFITVLAAVNQFTDSGLHQSFIRFYALYKNDNPDRAQAYYQLTLRIKIVITLCAAAALYVFAGPLANNVLEAPAIEAPLRIMTIAVIGGGLMEYILSVLQARQEFARFTAIRLAEAALKTGFIYAAILFGAFSLDVVYASYAAAPLLVGFAAVYFVTSMRGTVEYDWRDVGTELFRFAKWLMITSFATMFLMRLDVFMVSPLLSDMPDEAGLYIAATKLCTPLIVLAGSVSTVFFPKAMELRSTADMKRYLLRTLAVSVPVTGVGLLYLVTLSVMIPEWFPAYEPSLPLFAVLFIGYAWTIVGNPVTMLILSINRARAATWIALAQLVVTTVSHYYFITSMGAMGAAVSSVLVWFAAGAVTMWYIWVHRSEIENVAAEGSA